The DNA sequence ACGAGCTGCGGGCAAGAATTAAGGCGGTAGATAGCGTAGCAAAAGCGATTATTTCTTCTTATGCCACTTATCATCTTCCCCTTTTTCATAATCATTTTTCACCGCGGCCCATGCCACTTTATGTGCCGTTTCTTCACGGCTGGCATCATCCCGCCGGTCTTCTTTATGCTTATACTGCTCCCAGGCGCTGTTAAACGCTTCTTTATAAATCTCCTGGGCATGTGCGGGCAGAACGTGCTGAACGCTGTCGGGTAATTCACTTTTGCTGCTATAGGGCATTACGACCTCCAGTTTTAGCGTGAATAGTAAGTCTGGTAGGGGATTAACTGGCTGGCAAGGCGATAGATAAATGAGAAAGATGTTTTAGTAATTATCTGAATACTAAATACAAAACAATGGTAACCACAGTTTATGGCGCTCTACCCCTTTTACAGGGTCAGAGTGGTAAATTTAAGTAAAAAAACAAATTTATTTAATCAATGTCTGTTATTTTATTAACTTACGGTATCTATAATTATAACACCTGTACAATTGGAGATGGTTCATGACCGAAGCACATGAGGCGGTGAAAACCCGCCACAAGGAGACCTCCCTCGCCTTTCCGGTTCTGGCGCTGGCGGTGCTGTTTTTCTGGGGAAGCAGCCAGTCACTGCCAGTGGTAGTCGCTATTAATATTTTGGCGCTGGTAGGGATTTTGAGTAGCGCATTCAGCGTCGTTCGTCACGCCGACGTTCTGGCACACCGACTCGGCGAACCCTACGGCTCGTTAATTTTAAGCCTTTCAGTAGTTATTCTCGAAGTTAGCCTGATTTCCGCATTAATGGCCACCGGCGACGCCGCGCCAACGCTGATGCGTGATACCCTTTATTCAATCATTATGATTGTTACCGGCGGACTGGTTGGCTTCTCTTTACTGCTGGGCGGACGAAAATTCGCCACCCAGTATATGAATTTGTTCGGTATTAAACAGTACCTTATTGCCCTCTTTCCGCTGGCGATTATCGTTCTGGTTTTCCCGATGGCGCTGCCCGGCGCGAACTTTACTACCGGCCAGGCGCTGCTGGTGGCGCTGATTTCCGCCGCTATGTATGGCGTGTTCCTGCTGATTCAAACGAAGACGCACCAGAGCCTGTTTGTTTATGAACATGAGGATGACGGCGACGACGACGATCCGCATCACGGCAAACCGTCGGCGCATAGCAGCAAATGGCACACCGCCTGGCTGCTGATCCACCTGATTGCGGTTATTGCAGTGACCAAAATGAACGCGAATCCGCTGGAAACATTACTGACCAGCATGAACGCTCCCGTCGCCTTTACCGGCTTCCTGGTCGCGCTGCTGATCCTCTCGCCTGAAGGCCTTGGTGCGCTAAAAGCGGTATTGAACAATCAGGTGCAGCGAGCGATGAACCTGTTTTTCGGCTCGGTACTGGCAACGATTTCTTTGACCGTTCCGGTAGTCACGCTTATCGCTTTCCTCACCGGCAACGAACTGCGATTTGGTCTTGGCGCACCGGAAATGGTCGTGATGGTCGCCTCGCTGTTGCTGTGTCAGATATCGTTCTCAACCGGGCGCACTAACGTGCTGAACGGCGCGGCGCACCTGGCACTGTTCGCCGCCTATCTGATGACCATATTCGCCTGACCCTCTCCCGCCTGGCGGAGAGGTAAAAAAAGCCTGCCGGTTTTGCAACGGGCAGGCTTTTTCATTTCAGAAGCGATTACTTGCTGGTATCCAGCTCATCAAAGCCTTTAACCAGATCGTCGATAGCTTTCATCTGCTTGAGGAACGGTTCCAGTTTATCCAGC is a window from the Klebsiella oxytoca genome containing:
- the chaB gene encoding putative cation transport regulator ChaB, with product MPYSSKSELPDSVQHVLPAHAQEIYKEAFNSAWEQYKHKEDRRDDASREETAHKVAWAAVKNDYEKGEDDKWHKKK
- the chaA gene encoding sodium-potassium/proton antiporter ChaA gives rise to the protein MTEAHEAVKTRHKETSLAFPVLALAVLFFWGSSQSLPVVVAINILALVGILSSAFSVVRHADVLAHRLGEPYGSLILSLSVVILEVSLISALMATGDAAPTLMRDTLYSIIMIVTGGLVGFSLLLGGRKFATQYMNLFGIKQYLIALFPLAIIVLVFPMALPGANFTTGQALLVALISAAMYGVFLLIQTKTHQSLFVYEHEDDGDDDDPHHGKPSAHSSKWHTAWLLIHLIAVIAVTKMNANPLETLLTSMNAPVAFTGFLVALLILSPEGLGALKAVLNNQVQRAMNLFFGSVLATISLTVPVVTLIAFLTGNELRFGLGAPEMVVMVASLLLCQISFSTGRTNVLNGAAHLALFAAYLMTIFA